A region from the Candidatus Binatus sp. genome encodes:
- a CDS encoding metal ABC transporter permease, with translation MFLELGSVVLAISMATAAGLVGCFAVMRRMTLAADAISHVALPGVGIALLLHFQPVVGALAMLLFGTVLIWSMQERTGISTETIVGVVFSVALAIGSLITSGEELIDALFGAPAKLTGSETALGLLGAAVVVIFILKARHSLLVSLVSPDIALTAGINVARLNLLYLLAFALTVALGFRYLGVLLMGSLIIIPAATARRLARNLNHMLSISVAISVISTVMGSYAGSLLHRDTGPLIITGAGALFFLSLVKRQPQ, from the coding sequence ATGTTCCTTGAACTTGGTTCAGTGGTGCTCGCCATAAGCATGGCCACGGCCGCCGGACTGGTAGGCTGTTTCGCCGTCATGCGAAGAATGACGCTCGCAGCCGACGCCATCTCGCACGTCGCACTTCCCGGCGTCGGGATCGCGCTGCTTTTGCACTTCCAGCCGGTCGTCGGTGCGCTCGCGATGCTGTTGTTCGGAACGGTTCTTATCTGGAGCATGCAGGAGAGGACCGGGATATCGACTGAAACCATCGTCGGGGTTGTGTTCTCGGTCGCGCTTGCGATCGGAAGCCTCATTACCTCGGGCGAGGAGCTTATCGACGCGCTGTTTGGCGCGCCGGCCAAGCTAACCGGCTCGGAGACGGCGCTCGGACTCCTCGGTGCGGCAGTAGTCGTCATCTTCATTCTCAAAGCCCGGCACTCTCTGCTGGTTTCCCTGGTTTCGCCGGATATCGCCTTGACCGCCGGTATCAACGTCGCGCGGCTCAACCTGCTTTACCTGCTCGCTTTCGCGCTCACCGTGGCGTTGGGCTTCCGTTACCTTGGAGTCCTGCTGATGGGCTCGCTGATCATCATTCCCGCGGCGACCGCCCGGCGGCTGGCGAGGAATCTTAACCACATGCTTTCGATCTCGGTCGCTATCTCAGTGATCTCGACCGTGATGGGCAGCTATGCGGGCTCGTTGCTTCATCGCGACACGGGGCCGCTCATAATCACCGGCGCCGGTGCGCTGTTCTTTCTGAGTCTGGTAAAACGACAACCGCAGTAA